In Gossypium raimondii isolate GPD5lz chromosome 12, ASM2569854v1, whole genome shotgun sequence, a single window of DNA contains:
- the LOC105764882 gene encoding hexose carrier protein HEX6 encodes MAVALAVTGGGGQYNGRMTWFVVLSCMMAAMGGVIFGYDIGISGGVTSMEPFLKKFFPEVYRKMKVDTKISNYCKFDSQLLTSFTSSLYIAGLVATFFASSVTKVFGRKPSILIGGAAFLAGSALGGAAFNVYMLIFGRILLGIGVGFANQSVPLYLSEMAPPRYRGAINNGFQFSIGIGALVANLINFGTEKIEGGWGWRISLAMAGVPASILTLGALFLPETPSSLIQSSSDHDKAKQLLQRVRGTTDVEAELEDLIKASSISKTIKHPFKKIIQRKYRPQLVMAIAIPFFQQVTGINVIAFYATLLFRTIGIGESASLLSSVVTGVIGAGSTFISMLIVDKFGRRALFMVGGIQMLISQILIGGIMATQLGDHGTVSQGYAYLIIILICIYVAGFGWSWGPLGWLVPSEIYQLEIRSAGQSITVAVSFIFTFIVAQTFLSMLCHLKAGIFFFFGGWVIVMTAFVYYLLPETKNVPIEQMENVWKEHWFWAGIVGEEDEKIKIQGV; translated from the exons ATGGCGGTTGCTTTGGCAGTAACAGGTGGAGGTGGGCAATACAATGGTAGGATGACCTGGTTCGTTGTTCTGTCATGTATGATGGCTGCCATGGGAGGTGTCATCTTTGGCTATGATATTGGGATTTCAG GTGGAGTGACATCTATGGAGCCATTTCTCAAGAAGTTCTTCCCAGAAGTATATAGAAAGATGAAGGTGGACACCAAAATCAGTAACTACTGCAAATTTGATAGCCAACTGTTAACCTCATTTACATCTTCACTATACATAGCTGGGCTAGTCGCTACGTTCTTCGCCTCATCAGTTACAAAAGTTTTCGGTCGTAAGCCGTCAATCTTGATAGGAGGTGCTGCATTCCTTGCTGGTTCAGCCCTTGGTGGTGCAGCTTTCAATGTCTACATGCTGATATTTGGTCGTATCTTGCTTGGAATTGGGGTTGGATTTGCAAACCAG TCAGTCCCTTTGTATCTCTCAGAAATGGCACCGCCTAGATACAGGGGAGCAATCAACAATGGCTTCCAGTTCAGTATTGGCATAGGTGCACTGGTAGCTAACCTTATTAATTTCGGCACCGAAAAGATTGAAGGCGGTTGGGGTTGGCGGATTTCCCTAGCCATGGCAGGAGTTCCAGCCTCAATCCTAACACTAGGTGCACTTTTCCTCCCAGAAACACCCAGCAGCCTAATCCAAAGTAGCAGTGATCATGACAAGGCTAAACAGCTGCTGCAACGTGTCCGAGGCACCACTGATGTCGAAGCAGAACTTGAGGATCTCATCAAAGCAAGTTCAATCTCAAAAACCATCAAACACCCATTCAAGAAAATCATACAAAGAAAGTATAGGCCTCAACTAGTAATGGCAATAGCCATACCATTTTTCCAACAAGTGACAGGCATCAATGTCATTGCATTTTATGCCACACTTCTATTCAGAACAATTGGAATAGGTGAAAGTGCTTCCCTACTCTCCTCTGTGGTAACCGGTGTTATCGGAGCCGGATCAACATTCATATCAATGCTTATCGTTGATAAATTTGGGCGAAGAGCCTTATTCATGGTCGGGGGAATCCAAATGCTTATCTCACAGATACTTATAGGAGGAATCATGGCAACTCAGCTAGGGGATCATGGTACAGTAAGCCAAGGGTAtgcatatttaattataatcttgatatgcatatatgtaGCGGGTTTTGGATGGTCTTGGGGTCCATTGGGATGGTTGGTTCCGAGTGAGATATATCAGCTAGAGATTCGATCGGCCGGACAAAGTATTACTGTGGCGGTCAGCTTTATATTCACATTCATTGTTGCACAAACATTTCTAAGCATGCTTTGCCATTTGAAGGCAgggattttcttcttctttggggGATGGGTTATAGTGATGACTGCATTTGTGTACTATTTGTTGCCAGAGACTAAGAATGTTCCCATtgaacaaatggaaaatgtgtGGAAAGAGCATTGGTTTTGGGCAGGGATTGTTGGGGAAGAAGATGAGAAGATTAAGATTCAAGGTGTTTGA
- the LOC105764883 gene encoding PLAT domain-containing protein 3 codes for MQNDCVYTLYVKTGWMMKAGTDSRISVVLGDSFGRSVWIPELRSWGLMPYAHDYFERGNLDVFSGRGSCIGSPCRLNLTSDGSEWHHGWYCDYIEVTSTGPQQPCAQTVFYVDQWLATDIPPFQLTAFRDGCYMRDEPRKRGRNVPLIVGNPERPA; via the coding sequence atgcAGAATGATTGTGTTTACACGTTGTACGTGAAGACGGGTTGGATGATGAAAGCAGGGACGGACTCGAGGATCAGTGTAGTTCTGGGCGATTCGTTCGGGCGGTCAGTTTGGATTCCAGAACTCCGTTCATGGGGTTTAATGCCATACGCCCACGACTACTTCGAACGTGGCAACCTTGATGTCTTCAGTGGGCGAGGTAGCTGCATCGGCTCTCCCTGCCGCCTCAACTTGACCTCCGATGGCTCGGAGTGGCACCATGGCTGGTACTGCGACTACATCGAGGTCACGTCCACCGGACCTCAACAACCATGCGCCCAGACCGTGTTCTATGTTGATCAGTGGTTGGCCACTGATATTCCCCCTTTCCAGTTAACGGCGTTTCGTGATGGGTGCTATATGCGGGATGAGCCTCGCAAGCGTGGCAGGAATGTGCCTCTCATTGTTGGGAATCCCGAAAGACCTGCTTGA